The following are from one region of the Stigmatella ashevillena genome:
- a CDS encoding ATP-binding protein, which produces MDEAEQVLAGGGEMGALMRSMDWGQTSLGPVSGWSPSLRTTVSTMLASPYPIGLYWGEEYVLLYNDAFRPIFGAKHPASMGAPAEQVLPEAWNVLGPMLAQVRSSKVASYAQDKIIFLERRGFVEECFFTWSYVPAHDEVGRFVGVVVIVGETTRQMLAERRIQAMRELSIRTATEKSVEGIFRAVQAELSQSIADLPFSLLYRVDKAERPRAQLVACTGLEPGSTAAPVGLSLEDEPGWPIGEVVHSGTERLLEDVGERFGPLNVGPWPEPVSRALMLPLSWEGGGETTAVLVAGLSPRLPLDEAYRGFLQLLSRQVVADVARVRAYEQEKQRAEQLEALDRAKTAFFSNVSHEFRTPLTLMLAPVEDALADTEEVLAPRQRERLSLVQRNGTRLLKLVNSLLDYSRLEAGRAKVAYQSTDLPAFTAELVSHFESAVRRAGLVLTVELATLGEPVWVDREAWEKVVFNLLSNALKYTFEGNIAVSLRAEGAEAVLRVRDTGTGIPAQALPHVFERFHRVEGARARSHEGSGIGLSLVQELVKLHGGSVSVHSALEQGSTFTVRVPFGKDHLSREHLLPGLTEEATQAQATPYIEEAMGWLRGPVRPEAPSSPRPRVLVVDDNADMRAYIVGLLQSSFAVEAVEDGLEALEVFRAQPPDLILSDVMMPRLGGFGLLREVRAKAEWKAVPFIMLSARAGEEASVEGLEAGADDYLVKPFSARELLARVRSSLEMARLRREAAVREASELTLQEAVHARDDFLSVASHELKTPLAALRLQTEALERVLPPEVRARVGERFFSVRRQTQRLAGLIETMLDISRVATGRLQLKTEPVDVAALVADGVAQLREEMARQGCSLTLESEASLPGRLDAMRMGQLVQNLLSNAIKYGAGKPVEVRLRQQGTVARLEVVDHGIGVAPENRARIFNRFERAVPVRHYGGLGLGLWVSRQVVEAHGGSISVTDTPGGGATFAVELPLDVPEFKAPAKA; this is translated from the coding sequence ATGGATGAGGCGGAGCAAGTCCTCGCGGGAGGCGGAGAGATGGGGGCGCTCATGCGCTCCATGGACTGGGGCCAGACGTCGCTGGGGCCTGTCTCGGGTTGGTCCCCGTCTCTGCGCACCACGGTGAGCACGATGCTCGCCTCGCCCTATCCCATCGGGCTCTACTGGGGCGAGGAGTACGTGCTGCTCTACAACGACGCTTTCCGCCCCATTTTCGGAGCCAAGCACCCCGCCTCCATGGGCGCTCCCGCGGAGCAGGTCCTGCCCGAAGCGTGGAATGTCCTCGGTCCCATGCTGGCGCAGGTCCGGTCGTCCAAGGTGGCCTCGTACGCGCAGGACAAGATCATCTTCCTGGAGCGGCGAGGGTTCGTCGAGGAGTGCTTCTTCACCTGGTCCTACGTTCCGGCCCACGACGAGGTGGGACGCTTCGTGGGAGTCGTCGTCATCGTGGGCGAGACGACGCGGCAGATGCTGGCCGAGCGCCGCATCCAGGCCATGCGCGAGCTGTCCATCCGCACCGCGACCGAGAAGAGCGTGGAGGGGATTTTTCGTGCCGTCCAGGCCGAGCTTTCCCAGTCCATTGCAGACCTGCCCTTCTCACTGCTCTACCGAGTGGACAAGGCAGAGCGCCCGAGGGCCCAACTCGTGGCCTGCACGGGCCTGGAGCCGGGGAGCACCGCCGCTCCTGTCGGGCTGAGCCTCGAGGATGAGCCCGGCTGGCCGATCGGGGAGGTGGTGCACTCCGGCACGGAGAGGCTGCTCGAGGACGTGGGCGAGCGGTTCGGGCCGTTGAATGTGGGGCCTTGGCCAGAGCCGGTCTCGCGGGCCCTGATGCTGCCCCTCTCCTGGGAGGGAGGCGGAGAGACCACGGCGGTCCTCGTGGCGGGCCTGAGCCCTCGGTTGCCGCTGGATGAGGCGTACCGGGGGTTTTTACAGCTCCTCTCCCGGCAGGTGGTCGCGGATGTGGCCCGGGTCCGGGCCTATGAGCAAGAGAAGCAGCGCGCGGAGCAGCTGGAGGCTTTGGACCGGGCGAAGACGGCCTTTTTCAGCAACGTCAGCCACGAGTTTCGCACCCCCCTCACCCTCATGCTGGCCCCCGTGGAGGATGCGTTGGCGGACACGGAGGAGGTGCTGGCTCCCCGCCAGCGGGAGCGGCTCTCGCTCGTTCAGCGCAATGGGACGCGGCTCCTCAAGCTCGTCAACAGCCTGCTCGACTACTCACGGTTGGAGGCGGGCCGGGCGAAGGTGGCCTACCAGTCCACGGACCTCCCGGCCTTCACCGCTGAGCTGGTGAGCCACTTCGAGTCGGCCGTGCGGCGGGCGGGGCTCGTGCTCACCGTGGAGCTGGCGACGCTGGGTGAGCCGGTCTGGGTCGATCGGGAGGCCTGGGAGAAGGTGGTCTTCAACCTGCTGTCCAACGCGCTCAAGTACACCTTCGAGGGGAACATCGCGGTGTCCTTGCGCGCGGAGGGGGCCGAGGCCGTCCTGAGGGTCCGGGACACGGGTACCGGCATTCCCGCGCAGGCGCTGCCCCATGTCTTCGAGCGCTTCCACCGGGTCGAGGGCGCTCGGGCCCGCAGCCACGAGGGCAGTGGCATCGGGCTCTCCTTGGTGCAAGAGCTGGTCAAGCTGCACGGTGGGAGCGTCTCCGTGCACAGCGCCCTGGAGCAGGGAAGCACCTTCACGGTCCGCGTGCCGTTCGGCAAGGACCACCTGTCGCGGGAGCACCTGCTCCCCGGGCTCACGGAGGAGGCAACGCAGGCGCAGGCCACTCCTTATATAGAAGAGGCGATGGGCTGGTTGCGCGGCCCGGTCCGTCCGGAGGCCCCTTCGTCCCCTCGGCCCCGGGTGCTGGTCGTGGACGACAACGCGGACATGCGCGCTTACATCGTGGGACTGCTCCAGTCCTCGTTCGCCGTGGAGGCCGTGGAGGACGGCCTCGAGGCCCTGGAGGTCTTCCGGGCTCAGCCGCCGGACCTCATCCTCTCGGATGTGATGATGCCCCGGCTGGGAGGCTTTGGCCTGCTGCGCGAGGTGAGGGCGAAGGCCGAATGGAAGGCGGTGCCCTTCATCATGCTGTCCGCCCGCGCGGGCGAGGAAGCCTCCGTGGAGGGGCTCGAGGCGGGAGCGGACGACTACCTGGTGAAGCCCTTCAGCGCCCGGGAGCTGCTGGCGCGGGTGCGTTCCAGCCTGGAGATGGCCCGCCTTCGCCGGGAGGCCGCCGTGCGGGAGGCCAGCGAGCTGACCTTGCAGGAGGCGGTCCACGCCCGGGACGACTTCCTGTCGGTGGCGAGCCATGAGCTCAAGACGCCGCTGGCGGCCCTGCGGCTGCAGACCGAGGCGCTCGAGCGGGTGCTTCCCCCCGAGGTCCGTGCGCGCGTGGGGGAGCGGTTCTTCTCGGTGCGAAGGCAGACGCAGCGGCTCGCGGGCCTCATCGAGACGATGCTCGACATCTCGCGGGTGGCCACGGGCCGGTTGCAGTTGAAGACCGAGCCGGTGGACGTGGCCGCGCTCGTCGCCGACGGGGTCGCGCAGCTGCGCGAGGAGATGGCCCGGCAGGGGTGCTCGCTCACGCTCGAGTCGGAGGCGAGCCTGCCCGGACGGCTCGATGCGATGCGGATGGGGCAGCTCGTGCAGAACCTCCTGTCGAACGCCATCAAGTACGGCGCGGGCAAGCCCGTGGAGGTGCGGCTGCGGCAGCAGGGCACGGTGGCGCGCCTGGAAGTGGTGGACCATGGCATCGGCGTGGCGCCGGAGAACCGCGCGCGCATCTTCAACCGTTTCGAGCGCGCTGTTCCCGTGAGGCACTACGGAGGGTTGGGCCTGGGGTTGTGGGTCTCCCGGCAGGTGGTCGAGGCCCATGGCGGTTCCATCTCCGTGACGGACACGCCAGGCGGCGGGGCGACCTTCGCGGTGGAACTGCCCCTCGATGTCCCGGAGTTCAAGGCCCCGGCGAAGGCGTAG
- a CDS encoding ATP-binding response regulator: protein MSPGSSAEEVFAGGGEMGALMRSIDWSKTELGPVDAWPPALRALVGVVLGNRFPMVIRWGERLLQFYNDAYRPVLGDKHPAALGESAAQTWAEIWHVLGPLHEGVLRTGRAEWGEHFLLTICRKGFTEDAYFTFSYSPIPDGFGKPGGVLVTAQETSSQVLGERRLHTLQQVAASSFRAKRVEDAALRAVQALGENPHDLPFALLYLCDADGQHASLAASAGLPPGTSSPQPRLGMEVFQEGGALHGALQSRQPLEVAHLAQVLRAELVVEGPRAPTHAMVLAMEGAAEGSPAGFLLIGLSVRLEYDERYRGFMGLVAGHISTAIANARAYEEEKRRAETLAELDRSKTVFFSNVSHEFRTPLTLMLGPVEDVLASDRLEREEREALERVHRNGLRLFKLVNTLLDFSRLEAGRVQASYQPTDLAALTVGLASAFDSAVMKAGLRLVVECPPLPAPIWVDPEMWEKVVLNLVSNALKFTFEGEIGVALRWRAPQVELSVWDTGTGIPSEELPRIFERFHRVQGARGRSHEGSGIGLSLVQELVRLHGGTVRADSTPGRGSTFTVTLPAGSAHLPRERLAAPRTHAPTSPGVAPFLNEASGWLGTVRPLSGSPEEVLAAPEVLPQARSQASGGHILLADDNADMRDYVRRLLETRFTVETVADGAAALAAAEARLPDLVLSDVMMPGMDGFGLLREFRANPRTTAVPFILLSARAGEEATVGGLQAGADDYLVKPFSTRELLARVEGVLRLARERAKRERLAQERADFEQHLIGIVSHDLRNPLAAITLSAATLLRRTELEERQRRPISRIFTAAERANRMIRDLLDFTQARLGGGLPIQPKALDVHALSQQVVDELQAAHPERVIELERGGAGQAVWDGDRTAQVLTNLISNAVHYSRPGTPVRVRVFEEGAQAVLEVHNEGAPIPATLLPRLFQPMQRGESEANNIGRSVGLGLYIVDHIVRAHGGQVEVRSVEGEGTTFTVRMPLTAGARAGGERRDRHG from the coding sequence ATGAGCCCGGGTAGCTCAGCCGAGGAGGTCTTCGCAGGGGGCGGAGAGATGGGCGCCCTCATGCGCTCCATCGACTGGTCGAAGACGGAACTCGGGCCCGTGGACGCCTGGCCGCCTGCCCTGCGCGCCCTGGTCGGCGTGGTGCTCGGCAACCGCTTTCCCATGGTGATTCGCTGGGGCGAGCGTCTGCTTCAATTTTACAACGATGCCTATCGGCCCGTTCTGGGTGACAAACACCCCGCAGCCTTGGGCGAGTCCGCCGCGCAGACCTGGGCGGAAATCTGGCACGTCCTGGGCCCCCTGCACGAAGGCGTCCTCCGGACCGGCCGGGCCGAGTGGGGCGAGCATTTTCTGTTGACCATCTGTCGGAAGGGGTTCACCGAGGACGCCTACTTCACCTTCTCGTACAGCCCCATTCCCGATGGCTTCGGGAAGCCGGGCGGCGTGCTCGTCACCGCCCAGGAGACCAGCAGCCAGGTCCTCGGGGAGCGGCGTCTGCACACCCTTCAGCAAGTCGCCGCCAGCTCGTTTCGGGCCAAGCGCGTCGAAGACGCGGCCCTTCGGGCGGTTCAGGCGCTCGGAGAAAACCCGCACGACTTGCCCTTCGCGCTCCTCTACCTGTGTGATGCGGACGGCCAGCACGCGTCCCTGGCCGCCTCGGCAGGGCTTCCGCCGGGGACGTCCTCCCCGCAGCCGCGGCTCGGCATGGAGGTGTTCCAGGAGGGCGGCGCGCTGCACGGGGCCCTTCAATCGCGCCAGCCGCTCGAGGTGGCGCACCTGGCGCAAGTGCTGCGGGCGGAGCTGGTGGTCGAGGGGCCGCGGGCGCCCACCCATGCCATGGTGCTGGCCATGGAGGGCGCGGCCGAGGGAAGCCCCGCGGGGTTCCTGCTGATTGGCCTGAGCGTTCGTCTCGAGTACGACGAGCGGTACCGGGGCTTCATGGGGCTCGTCGCCGGTCACATCTCCACGGCCATCGCCAACGCGCGGGCCTACGAGGAGGAGAAGCGCCGCGCGGAGACGCTCGCCGAGCTGGATCGCTCGAAGACGGTCTTCTTCAGCAACGTGAGCCACGAGTTCCGCACGCCGCTGACGCTGATGCTCGGCCCGGTCGAGGATGTGCTCGCCTCGGACCGGCTGGAGCGCGAGGAGCGCGAGGCGCTGGAGCGGGTCCACCGCAATGGCTTGCGCCTCTTCAAGCTCGTCAACACGCTCCTGGACTTCAGCCGCCTGGAGGCCGGCCGTGTGCAGGCCAGCTACCAGCCCACGGACCTCGCGGCCCTCACCGTGGGCCTCGCCAGCGCGTTCGACTCCGCCGTGATGAAGGCCGGGCTGCGCCTCGTCGTGGAGTGTCCACCGCTGCCGGCCCCCATCTGGGTGGATCCGGAGATGTGGGAGAAGGTTGTCCTCAACCTCGTCTCCAACGCGCTCAAGTTCACCTTCGAGGGGGAGATTGGCGTGGCCCTGCGGTGGCGGGCACCTCAGGTGGAGCTGTCTGTGTGGGACACCGGCACGGGCATTCCTTCTGAGGAGCTGCCCCGCATCTTCGAGCGCTTTCACCGGGTGCAAGGCGCGAGGGGCCGCAGCCACGAGGGCAGTGGCATCGGGCTGTCCCTGGTGCAGGAGCTGGTCCGGCTGCACGGGGGCACCGTCCGGGCCGACAGCACGCCGGGCCGGGGCAGCACCTTCACGGTGACCCTGCCGGCCGGCTCCGCCCACCTGCCGCGCGAGCGGCTCGCCGCGCCCCGGACCCATGCGCCGACCAGCCCCGGGGTGGCCCCCTTTCTCAATGAAGCCTCGGGGTGGTTGGGCACCGTGAGGCCGCTCTCGGGAAGCCCTGAGGAGGTGCTGGCGGCGCCGGAGGTCCTGCCCCAGGCCCGGAGCCAGGCCTCCGGGGGGCACATCCTGCTCGCCGACGACAACGCGGACATGCGCGACTACGTGCGGCGCCTGCTGGAGACGCGCTTCACCGTCGAGACGGTGGCGGATGGGGCGGCGGCGCTCGCGGCGGCCGAGGCCCGCCTTCCGGACCTCGTGCTGTCGGATGTGATGATGCCGGGGATGGATGGCTTTGGGCTGCTGCGCGAGTTCCGCGCGAACCCGAGGACCACGGCCGTGCCCTTCATCCTCTTGTCCGCGCGCGCGGGCGAGGAGGCCACGGTGGGAGGGCTCCAGGCGGGGGCCGATGACTACCTCGTGAAGCCCTTCAGTACGCGGGAACTGCTGGCCCGCGTGGAAGGCGTCTTGCGGCTGGCGCGGGAGCGCGCGAAGCGCGAGCGGCTGGCGCAGGAGCGCGCCGACTTCGAGCAGCACCTCATCGGCATCGTCAGCCATGATCTGCGCAATCCCCTGGCGGCCATTACCCTGTCGGCCGCGACGCTGCTGCGCCGGACGGAGCTGGAGGAGCGCCAGCGCAGGCCCATCAGCCGCATCTTCACGGCGGCGGAGCGGGCCAACCGGATGATCCGGGATCTGCTCGACTTCACGCAGGCCCGGCTGGGCGGGGGGCTGCCCATCCAGCCGAAGGCGCTCGATGTCCACGCGCTGAGCCAGCAGGTGGTGGACGAGCTCCAGGCCGCGCATCCCGAGCGCGTCATCGAGCTGGAGCGCGGGGGCGCGGGCCAGGCAGTCTGGGATGGAGACCGGACGGCGCAGGTCTTGACCAACCTCATCAGCAACGCCGTCCACTACAGCCGTCCTGGAACGCCAGTCCGGGTGCGGGTATTCGAGGAGGGGGCACAAGCGGTGCTCGAGGTCCACAACGAAGGGGCTCCGATTCCGGCGACGCTGCTGCCGCGGCTCTTCCAGCCCATGCAGCGCGGGGAGTCAGAAGCGAACAACATCGGGCGCAGCGTGGGCCTGGGGCTCTACATCGTGGATCACATCGTGCGTGCGCATGGCGGTCAGGTCGAGGTCCGGTCTGTGGAGGGGGAGGGGACCACGTTCACGGTCCGCATGCCGCTCACGGCGGGTGCGAGGGCAGGGGGGGAGCGGAGGGACCGCCATGGATGA
- a CDS encoding imm11 family protein encodes MPERYFRLMDDVSIPGRWELGVPVDQQGREVDDPWMFKNGVPVCIDGRLKVPIQLPGKALDYSLAGIGVAPIIHVRAASLLKELAPNDVQLFPVDINGQPDQFYILNATRVKKCIDDEASEEVTYWAAEDGQPEKVGQYQGVHGMRIDPARVGNAWIFRTWGWTIALIVSEEIKEALERIRATGVKFREV; translated from the coding sequence ATGCCAGAGCGGTATTTCAGACTGATGGATGATGTCAGCATTCCCGGGCGGTGGGAGTTGGGAGTTCCTGTGGATCAACAGGGTCGAGAAGTGGATGACCCGTGGATGTTCAAGAATGGAGTTCCGGTATGTATCGATGGGCGTCTCAAGGTACCCATCCAGCTTCCCGGCAAAGCACTCGACTACTCCCTTGCAGGCATTGGCGTTGCTCCCATCATCCACGTCAGGGCCGCTTCGCTTCTGAAGGAACTGGCCCCCAATGATGTTCAGCTCTTCCCGGTAGACATCAACGGGCAGCCTGATCAGTTCTACATCCTGAACGCCACCCGCGTGAAGAAGTGCATCGACGACGAAGCGTCCGAGGAAGTGACCTATTGGGCTGCCGAAGATGGGCAGCCCGAAAAGGTGGGGCAATACCAAGGCGTTCATGGCATGCGCATTGATCCGGCAAGGGTTGGCAATGCCTGGATCTTTCGCACCTGGGGGTGGACCATCGCACTCATCGTCTCAGAAGAGATCAAAGAGGCCCTGGAGCGCATCCGAGCCACAGGGGTAAAATTCAGAGAGGTGTAA
- a CDS encoding DCL family protein codes for MAIPFIVPSMSFKSRKAAKDYIRDNILHAYPLRERIDQKKHHQLLSEVLELHSHADEKIGPGIDHFYVEETWRLDGKEMVGRDKRAIMVVRKDQTNRDWSYTHVIDNPTPMANVKSALASALEPERVRRRDEDFASGAPIFCAVSSKLIPTKQQADTRHLDPTWHVLTERFVKQHGGWEAIETHSGKDKIYVGRDVEDTALRDEWLRYYAKEARPVYVKND; via the coding sequence ATGGCCATTCCTTTCATCGTTCCTTCGATGAGTTTCAAGAGCCGTAAAGCTGCGAAGGATTACATCCGTGACAATATTCTGCATGCCTACCCGCTGAGGGAGCGCATCGACCAGAAAAAGCATCATCAACTCCTCTCCGAAGTCTTGGAACTTCATTCCCACGCCGACGAGAAGATCGGACCCGGCATCGACCACTTCTACGTCGAGGAGACGTGGCGTCTCGACGGCAAGGAGATGGTTGGACGAGATAAGCGGGCCATCATGGTCGTGCGAAAAGACCAGACCAATCGAGATTGGAGCTATACTCACGTGATTGATAACCCAACGCCGATGGCGAATGTGAAGAGCGCTTTGGCATCCGCGCTGGAGCCGGAGAGGGTCAGGCGACGTGACGAGGACTTCGCGTCAGGTGCTCCAATTTTTTGCGCAGTGAGCAGCAAGCTGATCCCGACGAAACAGCAAGCAGACACGCGACACCTCGACCCCACCTGGCATGTGCTCACTGAAAGATTCGTGAAGCAGCACGGTGGGTGGGAAGCCATTGAAACGCACAGCGGCAAAGATAAGATCTACGTTGGCCGAGACGTTGAGGACACAGCGTTACGAGATGAATGGCTCCGCTACTACGCAAAGGAAGCGAGGCCGGTATACGTGAAGAATGATTAG